CCAAGTGCCTGATTCCGAAGCTGTCCCATAATCCAGCGAATATCAGCTCCTTCTTTTTTCGACCTGCGTGTCTGCTGATATTTTTCCTTTAAATATGGTATTCTTTCTATAATTGACTGTTTATCAACTTTTTTAAAGTTAACATAGGCCAATACCGAATCAAAATCCAGTTTGGGATGCTGATACAACTCCAGTATCATTTTCCGTGCAATGGCAAAATCTATGTTGTTGTTTTTCAAATAGGTAAACAAATCATACACTTTTTCGTAGCTGAATTCTTCTGATTCAGGCAATTTATTTTCAATATGTTTGACATAATGTGCCAGAAAGATGGCCGTAAATCTCGGACTGATTTTCAGGTCTTTTTCTATCCTTTCGAGCAATGGAACCAGATTTCTTTTCAGCAGAAATGTAAAAGCATCTTCAGGGACATTCCACTGCTGAAGCTGTCGGATTCTGTCGGCCACTAAAGGAGGCAGACCTTTTCTGATTTTTTCAATGTAATCTTCAGTAAGAGGAATAGGAGCAGAGTCGGTGTCGGGATACATTCTGTCGGGGCCGGGTAAAACACGCTCAAACATGGTGGTTCCATCAGGAAACGATTTCCGGGTTTCATTGGGTACGCGTTCAAATGCCAGTTTACATCTTTCTTCAATGGTTTCCAGTGCAGTCGGGATGTCATCTGCAGGTCCCCAGAACACCATCCATGCATCATCTTCCTGACATTCAAGCAGTTCTGAAATTTTCTGATGATTCTGCTCGGTAATGAGTTTTTCAAACATTTCTGAATGGATCATGTTGGGTTTTTCGATACATGCAATCACTTTCAGCCTGTCGCTGATTTCATCGGCAAAACATTTTCCCGGCTGTGTGAAATGCGATAAAATTCCTTTAAACGATGGCAGTTTCACCGCATACACAGGGATTTTTGAATTTCTTGCCTGCATGAGGGGCTCATAACTGAATTTAAAATCAGCCAGATTCAGTTGCTGATAAGTCATTTTCCATCCCGAAAAATCCGGCAGTTTTTTCAGCAACAGGTCTTTAATCCTAAGCAGGGCAAATTGTCTGAAAGCCTCATTGTGAGTCAGTTCCGGCATCCAGCTTGTATGTGCCACTCCCTTTATTTCCACCCTTGTTCCTCCCCTGCAGCTTACATTGACATCAGCCCTGGTGGAGCCAATTCCGGTACGCGACCTTCCCGTACTCCTGTTTAAAAACCGGATATAATCTGCCCCTTCCCTGACTTCATCCGGATTGATAAAATCGGGATAGGTAACAGTTTCGATCAGGGGCATGCCCAATCTGTCGGTCTTATAGATACGCCAGTGACCAATGTCAGAAATTTCACGACAGGAATCTTCCTCAAGGCTCAACTGAATTACCCTGACCTTTTTATGCCTGAGCTGTATTTCTCCTTCCACCCCAATAATAGCTGTCCGCTGAAAACCAGTCGGGATGGAGCCATCAAGGTATTGCTTGCGGGTTATGTGAACCTCCCCAACGATGTTGAGTTTGGTCAGAAGTGAGAGTTCAATGGCAATTTCAAGAGCTTCCTTGTCGAGACGGAATGGAGGGGTGTCGTCCACTTCGTAGGTACAGGCAGTATCGTTTTTTATCCTGTAAATGATATTCTTACGGGTTTTAAACTCCATGAGTGCGGTGCCGTCATATTCACCGAGTTCACTCAGAGTTGGCCTCATGTGGCGGATAATTTCTGCATCATAATCATCATCAGCGTG
This portion of the Sphingobacteriales bacterium genome encodes:
- the gatE gene encoding Glu-tRNA(Gln) amidotransferase subunit GatE — encoded protein: MSENFNPLQNYEDSKRAIGYVSRREAKQSDYDRIGFMSGLEVHQQLKTKSKLFCRCPAGIYHADDDYDAEIIRHMRPTLSELGEYDGTALMEFKTRKNIIYRIKNDTACTYEVDDTPPFRLDKEALEIAIELSLLTKLNIVGEVHITRKQYLDGSIPTGFQRTAIIGVEGEIQLRHKKVRVIQLSLEEDSCREISDIGHWRIYKTDRLGMPLIETVTYPDFINPDEVREGADYIRFLNRSTGRSRTGIGSTRADVNVSCRGGTRVEIKGVAHTSWMPELTHNEAFRQFALLRIKDLLLKKLPDFSGWKMTYQQLNLADFKFSYEPLMQARNSKIPVYAVKLPSFKGILSHFTQPGKCFADEISDRLKVIACIEKPNMIHSEMFEKLITEQNHQKISELLECQEDDAWMVFWGPADDIPTALETIEERCKLAFERVPNETRKSFPDGTTMFERVLPGPDRMYPDTDSAPIPLTEDYIEKIRKGLPPLVADRIRQLQQWNVPEDAFTFLLKRNLVPLLERIEKDLKISPRFTAIFLAHYVKHIENKLPESEEFSYEKVYDLFTYLKNNNIDFAIARKMILELYQHPKLDFDSVLAYVNFKKVDKQSIIERIPYLKEKYQQTRRSKKEGADIRWIMGQLRNQALG